The following proteins are encoded in a genomic region of Cyclonatronum proteinivorum:
- a CDS encoding LamG-like jellyroll fold domain-containing protein, protein MDQNDGPLDIYSGTEPNLPLLEPTNHINFTEQFLPIDTGLLIVNDESNVYSVIAFGGGIGRETVWDGFTVSGGFAVEQNTDLYFSNELFYSGGGLNCAGCSATFRNMRFEGNFSMLQGGGVSVYSSGNPLFVNTVFYGNAAGGYIPGLIGGQGGVVRFYTSNGIIIDNPFLESGEGGAIYVHSGNPEIINSTLFGNLSRGSGHHIRSLAPFSLKNSVVWGRGSLMPPEGSDPPVWAGSSDFHVSSGVMKHSVLESPCPSGVSCEVITTVNPLLDEDLRIDSEESSAVNFGSNAFLPPDTDDLNGNNNTTEPLPYDAAGNPRIQQVIIDAGAFESPFGDISPSVAAVSPGQRVEINVPGASSNTQVSINNVPVDQIEVLSSARIAFIVPEGATTGLIDIVTPDMSFSSTNELVITPGSGGRALRASGNGSVDIPANEAVSNRSFSISFWMRVTDPGQFNGDIISYGTNFEGWVLEKNPESNISPLRFRERRLDSQNLLNAPDSPNFLAGDWHHVVLTLNWAEIPGSVPQINLFVDNLQTHMSGTTFTVRDLGLVVGSGNGFEIDNLMIWNRALVASEVADIRRKHLKLSPYEPEADGLVASYRFDADNPTTVYDYAGRNNGIISDNISRTEFSGAPVATTISNPAGPEGAQISISVPEYQAFSTGVPDGAPVPVTRAGEAYGFEVPEAQARRMPVHWTVFANAKQPASITIDYSDITFPDAGILKVIYRRSAGSPWVPAPGSWVHDPAQSTFSLNSLAPLPTGEYSITDAPLVSLFASVRPRAQFAAPGEQVRFLVEMQNSGIDPAIEASTVSLDFQGLENITFSGGTLNNGIWTVSSLAAGASETLEITATRATDEGAAGLTLSADNTGSSVQNANQIAQIFDPVYETGQHINISNMHLTAEASPDVMGILDADFTIEGWIKRKAVGSSYPIISQLNAQNTNILRIGITNFRPILEFNGSRLASGFVTQSNTWYHLAFTFNKSTGERKIFVNGIQQASDITSSGPILLDSPLIIGGWHSESNRNTIEGFDGFIHNLRIWNAPLTRDEILQRKHQHIPENDPLLASLMADFRFTEGQGVQAFDYAGGNLLSSPQDDIWGAREGVLFGNQSAVATQENPAAVGQPGATLTVSDVSDREVLLHLSGRPDGPDRTPADTGESFAETFAGFVTGRPNVTWSLSTTPGDTLQADLELAYGALSLSEEPAERLFVLYRTGPDQDWDFDEGWNHHPDTKTFTRSGDVLAGEYSIISIPTARLAIETEILELGDPDENGFRIRLTATNTGLDTPAQTTVATLASRTGAFLNLQAEGNGFDTETLSWNVPDLGAGQSVSVILSGTFNDNIPVALSSEITGTEVFNLSTQVQRTAGLILAKAPYAAGSTVAPQFDLLPGVSGTDFGLVNSSFTVEAWVRPNTISGDQAILGQAMPGNPDNRTLHLILRNGRVHMGFFGDDLQGQTDVPAQQWSHVAFTYDVTTNSRVVYLNGVADGSDTSGGPFLGEGTVFIGRWNDGNFLNGQFDELRIWNRVRSPEEIRQNMHRTISQSEPDFQDLTAYYRFDEGEGTIAHDLRGGFHATIAGSLENAWQISAAPVGQQAVVVTAGTAAQVGVAGSSLGLSGLTGSDAGLYSFGLAGSDLRTAANAGGSFSALEDQGIDARTSVGWGVRAGDDSEGTLTLTFDGFDAESPVLQSPGLLYRPAADQPWELQSDSLWVKSIAQNTFTFTGELASGEYVLAPFPFLNAPYAGTTPGWRMVGAPGAFARYDNVLADIWTQGFPGASAGDDGDPNVFIYDEGARSWVPPASATNILGTTSDTGFRSTGRTAIVYFFEDQLPFNVRYAGLFNAEETQLTLPATVLTEDDGFQGWHLVSNPFPFPIDWTRVVADGLNEVAPPIFIYDADTFDGMGGYRVHYGFNIPGLPGQIQHDGIIPPFQGFFIRTAQIDGTPGTLTFRPSHRPVNGGGGGQLFRQGDEEEPEAPLHLLLSVENADGSQARSSLLKIEQTDEAEQAGQVLSELGMPASLVWG, encoded by the coding sequence ATGGATCAAAACGATGGTCCGCTTGATATTTACAGCGGGACAGAACCCAATTTGCCTTTGCTGGAGCCCACGAATCATATCAATTTTACGGAACAATTTCTGCCCATCGATACGGGACTCCTCATAGTAAATGATGAATCAAACGTGTACAGTGTTATTGCTTTTGGGGGCGGCATTGGCAGAGAAACCGTATGGGACGGATTTACGGTGTCCGGCGGATTTGCAGTAGAGCAAAATACAGACCTCTATTTTAGTAATGAACTTTTTTATAGTGGAGGTGGCCTGAACTGCGCTGGTTGCAGTGCTACTTTCCGGAATATGCGATTCGAGGGAAATTTTTCAATGCTTCAGGGCGGTGGGGTATCGGTATACAGCAGTGGAAATCCCTTATTTGTAAATACTGTTTTTTATGGAAACGCCGCCGGAGGTTATATACCTGGTCTGATTGGTGGACAAGGGGGAGTCGTGAGGTTTTACACGAGTAATGGCATCATAATAGATAATCCGTTTCTTGAAAGTGGTGAAGGGGGTGCCATATATGTGCATTCCGGAAATCCTGAAATCATAAACAGTACTCTTTTTGGCAATCTGTCCCGCGGTAGTGGTCATCATATTCGTTCGCTGGCCCCTTTTTCGCTTAAAAACAGTGTTGTCTGGGGCAGAGGCAGCCTTATGCCACCGGAGGGATCCGACCCTCCTGTCTGGGCTGGTTCCTCAGATTTTCACGTAAGCAGCGGCGTAATGAAGCACAGCGTGCTGGAGTCCCCATGTCCGTCTGGTGTATCCTGCGAAGTAATTACTACAGTCAATCCCCTGCTTGACGAAGACCTGCGCATAGACAGTGAAGAAAGTTCTGCTGTTAATTTTGGAAGCAATGCCTTCCTGCCACCCGATACCGATGATCTGAACGGAAATAATAACACGACCGAACCCCTGCCTTATGATGCCGCCGGCAATCCTCGCATACAGCAAGTCATTATCGATGCCGGTGCGTTCGAAAGTCCGTTTGGCGATATAAGTCCTTCTGTGGCTGCCGTATCCCCGGGGCAGCGGGTAGAAATTAACGTGCCGGGCGCCTCAAGCAACACGCAGGTATCCATTAATAATGTGCCGGTTGATCAAATTGAGGTCTTGAGTTCAGCACGGATTGCTTTCATCGTACCTGAGGGTGCCACCACTGGTCTCATCGACATTGTTACTCCCGATATGAGTTTTTCAAGTACCAACGAGCTTGTGATAACGCCCGGCAGCGGTGGCAGGGCGCTGCGGGCGAGCGGGAATGGCTCTGTAGATATTCCTGCCAACGAGGCGGTAAGCAACAGAAGTTTCAGTATATCATTTTGGATGCGGGTTACCGACCCCGGACAGTTTAATGGTGACATCATTTCGTATGGTACCAATTTTGAAGGGTGGGTTCTGGAAAAAAATCCTGAGTCAAATATCTCACCGCTGAGGTTCCGCGAGCGAAGGTTAGATTCACAAAATCTTCTCAACGCTCCCGACAGCCCTAATTTTTTAGCTGGTGACTGGCATCATGTCGTGCTAACACTGAATTGGGCAGAAATTCCTGGTAGTGTCCCACAAATAAATCTATTTGTGGATAACCTCCAAACCCACATGTCCGGCACGACTTTTACCGTCCGGGACTTAGGCTTGGTAGTAGGTTCGGGGAATGGTTTCGAAATTGACAATTTGATGATTTGGAATCGTGCGCTCGTTGCCTCGGAAGTAGCTGATATCCGCCGGAAACATCTGAAACTCAGCCCGTATGAGCCCGAAGCAGATGGTCTGGTTGCCAGCTATCGTTTCGATGCGGACAACCCGACCACGGTTTACGATTATGCCGGAAGGAACAACGGGATCATTTCAGACAACATAAGCCGGACGGAATTCAGCGGAGCCCCGGTTGCTACAACCATTTCCAACCCCGCAGGTCCGGAGGGGGCGCAAATCAGTATCAGCGTTCCTGAATATCAGGCCTTCAGCACCGGAGTCCCCGATGGTGCACCGGTACCTGTAACCCGGGCAGGTGAAGCATACGGATTTGAAGTACCCGAAGCCCAGGCCCGAAGAATGCCTGTGCACTGGACTGTTTTTGCCAACGCTAAACAGCCTGCCAGCATCACGATCGATTACTCGGACATCACCTTTCCGGATGCTGGAATACTTAAGGTGATTTACAGACGATCTGCCGGAAGTCCGTGGGTGCCTGCACCGGGAAGCTGGGTGCATGACCCGGCTCAGTCTACGTTCTCCCTGAACAGTCTGGCTCCCTTACCGACGGGCGAATACAGCATTACCGATGCACCGCTGGTTTCCTTATTTGCATCTGTCCGGCCACGGGCTCAGTTTGCGGCACCCGGGGAGCAGGTGCGCTTTCTGGTGGAAATGCAAAATTCCGGGATCGATCCTGCAATTGAAGCCTCGACCGTAAGCCTTGATTTTCAGGGGTTGGAAAACATCACTTTTTCAGGCGGAACCCTGAATAACGGAATCTGGACGGTTAGCAGTCTGGCTGCAGGTGCTTCAGAAACACTGGAAATAACGGCGACGCGTGCCACAGATGAAGGGGCGGCCGGACTGACTCTTTCTGCCGACAATACCGGTTCGAGCGTACAAAATGCAAATCAGATCGCGCAGATTTTTGATCCGGTGTACGAAACCGGGCAGCATATAAACATTTCTAATATGCATCTGACGGCAGAGGCGAGCCCGGATGTGATGGGCATACTCGATGCTGATTTCACAATAGAAGGTTGGATAAAAAGGAAAGCTGTTGGCTCCTCATACCCGATTATTTCGCAGCTGAACGCTCAGAATACCAATATTCTTCGAATTGGCATAACTAATTTCCGCCCAATTTTGGAGTTCAACGGCAGCCGTTTAGCGAGCGGCTTCGTTACCCAGTCCAATACCTGGTACCATCTTGCATTTACATTCAACAAAAGCACCGGCGAGCGTAAAATTTTTGTAAACGGCATTCAGCAGGCTTCCGATATAACCAGTTCGGGCCCAATACTACTTGACTCACCGCTGATTATTGGCGGCTGGCACTCTGAGTCTAACCGTAATACAATTGAAGGGTTTGATGGTTTTATTCACAATCTGCGGATATGGAATGCACCGCTTACCAGGGATGAGATTCTTCAGCGCAAGCATCAGCATATTCCGGAAAATGACCCTTTATTGGCTTCGTTGATGGCCGATTTCAGATTTACGGAAGGCCAGGGTGTACAGGCTTTTGACTACGCAGGCGGGAATTTACTAAGCAGTCCGCAAGACGATATTTGGGGTGCAAGGGAAGGTGTTTTGTTCGGGAACCAAAGCGCCGTGGCTACGCAGGAGAACCCCGCTGCCGTTGGTCAGCCGGGCGCCACGCTAACCGTCTCGGACGTTTCTGACCGGGAAGTGCTCCTGCACCTTTCCGGCCGGCCCGACGGCCCGGACCGCACCCCCGCCGATACCGGCGAGTCGTTCGCCGAAACCTTTGCCGGCTTCGTTACCGGTCGTCCCAACGTAACCTGGAGCCTGAGCACAACACCCGGCGATACGCTGCAGGCCGATCTCGAACTCGCCTACGGAGCGCTGAGCCTGTCGGAAGAGCCTGCCGAACGCCTGTTCGTGCTTTACAGAACCGGCCCTGATCAGGATTGGGATTTTGATGAAGGCTGGAACCATCACCCGGATACCAAAACCTTTACGCGTTCGGGAGACGTACTGGCCGGCGAGTACAGCATCATCTCCATCCCCACGGCCCGGCTCGCGATTGAAACTGAGATACTGGAGCTGGGCGACCCTGACGAAAACGGCTTCCGTATTCGACTCACGGCCACCAATACCGGCTTGGATACACCGGCCCAGACCACGGTCGCAACGCTGGCCAGCCGCACGGGCGCGTTCCTGAACCTTCAGGCTGAAGGCAACGGCTTCGACACCGAAACCCTGAGCTGGAACGTACCCGACCTCGGCGCCGGGCAGTCCGTGAGCGTGATACTCAGCGGCACCTTTAATGACAACATCCCGGTAGCACTGAGCTCGGAAATCACGGGTACGGAAGTCTTTAACCTGTCAACGCAGGTGCAACGCACGGCCGGACTCATCCTTGCTAAGGCTCCCTACGCGGCGGGTTCGACCGTTGCGCCCCAATTCGACCTGCTACCCGGCGTTTCCGGAACCGATTTTGGTCTGGTGAACAGCAGCTTCACGGTAGAAGCCTGGGTGCGCCCGAATACAATTTCCGGGGATCAGGCCATTCTGGGTCAGGCGATGCCCGGCAATCCCGACAACCGCACCCTGCACCTGATTCTGCGCAATGGCAGGGTTCACATGGGCTTTTTTGGGGATGACCTTCAGGGGCAAACCGACGTTCCGGCCCAGCAGTGGTCGCATGTGGCCTTCACCTACGATGTGACGACCAACAGCCGCGTTGTGTATCTGAACGGAGTAGCCGACGGCTCGGATACGTCAGGCGGCCCGTTTCTGGGCGAAGGCACGGTGTTTATCGGCAGGTGGAATGATGGCAATTTCCTGAACGGTCAGTTTGATGAGCTGCGCATCTGGAACCGGGTGCGTAGCCCGGAGGAAATCCGCCAGAATATGCACCGCACCATTTCCCAAAGCGAGCCCGATTTCCAGGACCTGACGGCCTACTACCGCTTCGATGAAGGAGAGGGCACCATCGCCCACGACCTGCGCGGCGGTTTCCATGCCACCATCGCCGGCTCATTGGAAAACGCCTGGCAAATCAGCGCGGCTCCGGTAGGGCAGCAGGCAGTGGTGGTAACCGCCGGTACAGCAGCGCAGGTCGGCGTGGCAGGCAGCAGCCTGGGTCTGAGCGGGCTCACCGGCAGCGATGCGGGCCTGTACAGCTTTGGACTGGCAGGCAGTGATCTGCGCACCGCTGCAAATGCGGGCGGCAGCTTCAGCGCGCTCGAAGATCAGGGCATAGATGCGCGCACCTCCGTGGGATGGGGCGTGCGGGCCGGCGATGATTCCGAAGGCACGCTCACCCTGACCTTTGACGGGTTCGATGCCGAATCTCCGGTGCTGCAGTCCCCTGGCCTGCTGTACCGCCCCGCCGCAGATCAGCCCTGGGAACTGCAGTCCGACAGCCTGTGGGTCAAGAGCATCGCCCAGAATACCTTCACCTTTACCGGCGAACTGGCTTCCGGGGAGTACGTGCTTGCGCCCTTCCCGTTCCTGAACGCGCCCTACGCCGGCACGACCCCCGGCTGGCGCATGGTCGGCGCCCCTGGCGCGTTTGCCCGCTACGACAACGTGCTGGCCGACATCTGGACGCAGGGTTTCCCAGGCGCTTCGGCCGGCGACGACGGTGATCCCAACGTGTTTATCTATGATGAGGGCGCCCGAAGCTGGGTGCCGCCCGCGTCTGCGACCAACATTCTGGGCACAACCAGCGACACGGGCTTCCGATCGACAGGGCGAACGGCGATTGTCTATTTCTTTGAAGATCAGCTGCCCTTCAATGTGCGCTACGCCGGCCTGTTTAACGCCGAAGAAACGCAGCTCACGCTCCCGGCCACGGTACTCACCGAAGACGACGGCTTTCAGGGATGGCATCTGGTGTCCAACCCGTTTCCCTTCCCCATCGACTGGACGCGCGTAGTCGCCGACGGGCTCAACGAAGTGGCTCCGCCCATCTTTATTTACGACGCCGATACCTTTGATGGCATGGGCGGCTACCGCGTGCACTATGGCTTCAACATCCCGGGCCTGCCGGGGCAGATTCAGCATGATGGCATCATCCCGCCTTTCCAGGGCTTCTTCATCCGGACTGCGCAGATTGACGGTACGCCGGGGACGCTGACCTTCAGGCCCTCGCATCGGCCGGTCAACGGCGGCGGGGGCGGACAGCTCTTCCGTCAGGGCGACGAAGAAGAGCCGGAAGCCCCGCTGCACCTGCTGCTGTCGGTGGAAAATGCGGACGGCTCGCAGGCGCGCAGCAGCCTGCTCAAAATTGAGCAGACCGATGAGGCGGAGCAGGCCGGGCAGGTTCTTTCCGAGCTGGGGATGCCGGCCTCGCTGGTCTGGGGATGA
- a CDS encoding IS110 family RNA-guided transposase: MIITINENNNIMYFFGVDVSKDTLDFCKAGQKKVKKAANEPAGWQQLADAVTPDSWVVMEATGPYFLGLAIFLTDRDIKVSVVNPLMIKNYCKAKMSRVKTDQVDARLIADYALKMHADLQVWKPRPVNTRSIRQLNTVREMLLKQINQVENQNHAFSLDEQACEAALRINNQSLTFMRDSLKKVERKLDELAKEEYGDLIKRISTIPGVGRATAILLCVLTDGFTRFESHQQLSTYIGIAPSPYQSGTSVKGKGHISKMGAGYVRKQLYMCAYSASRYNPACGNLYKRLRSKGKPHKVAQIAVAHKLVRQVFEVAMTNSVYDEKKALAA; this comes from the coding sequence ATGATTATTACCATAAATGAAAATAACAATATTATGTATTTTTTCGGAGTTGATGTCTCAAAAGATACCCTTGATTTCTGCAAAGCGGGTCAAAAAAAAGTCAAAAAAGCGGCTAACGAACCTGCAGGCTGGCAACAGCTCGCCGACGCAGTAACTCCAGACAGCTGGGTGGTGATGGAAGCCACCGGTCCGTACTTTCTTGGTCTGGCCATCTTTCTGACCGACAGGGATATTAAGGTTAGTGTCGTTAATCCGCTAATGATCAAAAACTACTGCAAAGCCAAAATGAGTCGGGTCAAGACTGACCAGGTTGATGCGCGTCTGATCGCTGATTATGCCCTAAAAATGCATGCAGATCTGCAGGTGTGGAAACCCAGACCGGTGAATACGCGCTCTATTCGGCAATTAAACACCGTTCGGGAGATGCTACTCAAGCAAATCAACCAGGTCGAAAATCAAAACCATGCTTTCAGTCTTGATGAGCAGGCCTGTGAAGCTGCCCTGAGAATTAATAATCAAAGTCTGACATTCATGCGTGACTCACTCAAAAAGGTTGAGCGGAAATTGGATGAATTGGCCAAGGAAGAATACGGTGATTTAATCAAAAGAATTTCCACTATTCCGGGTGTTGGCAGGGCTACTGCAATCCTGTTATGTGTCTTAACAGACGGATTCACGCGCTTTGAAAGTCATCAGCAGCTGAGTACGTATATCGGGATTGCGCCAAGTCCGTATCAGTCAGGTACAAGCGTAAAGGGCAAAGGTCATATAAGCAAAATGGGGGCTGGTTATGTGCGAAAACAGCTGTATATGTGCGCTTACTCAGCGAGCCGCTATAACCCCGCATGTGGTAACCTGTATAAACGTTTAAGAAGTAAAGGAAAACCTCATAAAGTTGCTCAGATAGCCGTTGCACATAAATTAGTAAGACAGGTGTTTGAAGTCGCCATGACCAATTCAGTTTATGATGAAAAAAAGGCGCTGGCCGCTTGA
- a CDS encoding response regulator, whose translation MQYRSLVDRVPASTGSIPFLHDSAPVGTQGAMIFIGLQRAYFYHPAADSVRVLSPSGSFYSTGYAGGFTWLTDTETGLHIVADDGRLVHVETPFPPDNNRIIALQNQAAVFTMDHRLWIYETDGRWTLSGVFEYYADKDAQHVLSAGSLADGRVMISSMSGVQIFNQEGELQHNFNSSNVLPFDISGKAFEASDGTLWVTSPVGLAAVSLGSPLRYFPSSRGLPDQRINAFAEWNNAVYVGADAGLWIRDGSEFTQVIGNVAIFDMQESPMGLLAASSRGLLLFDEAGNMQQLSDDFFVRFIFADPHYPETFYFYESPKALHRVVLKEDGSDSEFLFLFDLSLTPFSFVKVSDEELWVSTRDFGVFQFQTRSDANGIAEVTDSILWNEESGLPGLGAISLFSYQDGVAFLTDEGVFTPDTGRQILLPHPHFRDLNFGTTNSHIWPIIQFDTGAIAGRVAPSVFPLLIPDDDGPAAETASYTWRKLPFGRTHDKGAFIKFAESSTGRLYGLQRGGLSYLKPGWEQHPAGFDVPPRMQLTGITLAADSVLHQGWSAATEDLSPNVSFRLNSLRFNWSLLSFEPNALNRYQFRLLGADTEWSAWTAETFADYRNLREGSYTFEVRGRDLYNRVSEAAVFSFTVQPPWYRSVFAYMFYIFLVAGLVAGSIQWRTRKLLARQQELEREVAARTSEIEQKNEQLEKLDKVKSTFFSNVSHEFRTPLTLIKGPVERLMADSSLSKAEKIREYERILENANRLLSLVDQILNLSKMESGTYVMQLRRLDLNALLLRIAEWYRELATRKGLQFTLDVPAKPFWIHAEAEQVELLFSNLLSNAVKYTKSGGITLRCIIKNQTAEVVIEDTGIGIPAGEQSRIFDRYYRAQSGLLSSSGAGIGLNLVKYVAGMHGMDVSLKSAEQKGTTFTIQCPAGVSHIKARYVMLEDDESIPAAPQYVTGGEDQNRVTAAPIKESPKSELPEDPAAEDIPLLLLADDNADIRTFIRTTLGSGYRYAECADGHQLVQQAVTLQPDLILSDVMMPGLDGIAASRQLKDNPDTAHIPIIMITAKGGNHNELTGLESGANDYITKPFSPAILQARVLGQINLLMRLRRYLQQQFKAAYVSFDAIPESESEPEPDPASASETETTVIPEWKQKVDAALHDPDFSVQDMANMLALSRSSLNRLFNKEFGISPNEYMRKRRIELSCDMISRKEGSISEIAYAAGFSSVSYFSRVFKQLKGVSPTEYANS comes from the coding sequence ATGCAGTACCGATCACTTGTTGACCGTGTACCGGCTTCAACAGGCAGCATCCCCTTTTTGCACGATTCGGCACCTGTAGGAACGCAGGGCGCAATGATTTTTATCGGCTTACAGCGGGCTTACTTTTATCACCCGGCAGCGGACTCCGTCCGGGTTTTGTCGCCTTCTGGCAGCTTTTACAGTACCGGTTACGCCGGCGGCTTTACCTGGCTCACCGATACCGAAACCGGACTCCATATTGTAGCTGATGACGGCCGCCTTGTCCATGTAGAAACTCCCTTTCCGCCGGATAATAACCGTATCATCGCCCTTCAAAATCAGGCCGCAGTCTTCACCATGGATCACCGGCTATGGATTTATGAAACCGACGGGAGATGGACGCTCAGCGGCGTTTTTGAATATTATGCAGACAAAGACGCGCAGCATGTACTCTCCGCTGGAAGCCTTGCCGATGGCCGCGTGATGATCAGTTCCATGAGCGGCGTGCAGATTTTTAATCAGGAGGGCGAACTTCAGCACAACTTCAACAGCAGCAACGTGCTGCCTTTCGATATTTCAGGAAAAGCCTTTGAAGCAAGTGACGGCACCCTTTGGGTAACAAGTCCGGTCGGTCTTGCAGCCGTCAGTTTGGGCAGCCCGTTGCGATACTTCCCTTCATCCCGGGGGCTGCCGGATCAGCGCATCAATGCTTTTGCTGAGTGGAATAATGCAGTATACGTAGGAGCGGATGCCGGACTCTGGATTCGTGACGGGAGTGAATTTACACAGGTTATCGGCAACGTAGCGATTTTTGATATGCAGGAAAGCCCCATGGGCCTGCTCGCCGCAAGCAGCCGCGGTCTGCTCCTTTTTGATGAAGCGGGCAATATGCAACAGCTCTCCGATGATTTTTTTGTGCGCTTTATCTTTGCAGACCCGCATTATCCCGAAACTTTTTATTTTTACGAGTCACCCAAGGCGCTGCATCGTGTTGTTTTAAAGGAGGATGGAAGTGATTCCGAGTTCTTGTTTTTGTTTGATTTATCGCTTACCCCTTTCTCTTTTGTGAAGGTTTCGGATGAAGAACTTTGGGTGAGTACCCGCGATTTTGGCGTTTTTCAGTTTCAAACCCGCTCGGATGCAAACGGCATCGCTGAAGTTACGGATAGTATTTTGTGGAATGAGGAAAGCGGGCTGCCCGGACTTGGCGCCATCAGTTTGTTCAGCTATCAGGATGGTGTTGCTTTTTTGACCGATGAAGGTGTTTTTACACCTGATACCGGCCGGCAGATTCTTTTGCCGCACCCCCATTTCCGGGATCTGAATTTTGGCACCACAAACAGCCACATCTGGCCGATTATTCAGTTTGACACCGGGGCAATAGCCGGACGTGTTGCCCCTTCCGTTTTCCCTTTGCTCATCCCGGATGACGATGGGCCTGCAGCAGAAACGGCCTCCTACACCTGGCGGAAACTGCCTTTTGGCCGTACACATGATAAAGGGGCCTTCATCAAATTCGCTGAAAGCTCGACCGGTAGATTGTACGGCCTGCAACGCGGCGGACTTTCCTATCTCAAGCCCGGCTGGGAACAGCATCCCGCGGGATTTGACGTTCCGCCCCGGATGCAGCTCACCGGCATCACCCTTGCGGCTGATTCCGTGCTGCATCAGGGATGGTCCGCAGCTACCGAGGATTTAAGCCCTAACGTTTCTTTTAGGTTGAACAGCCTCCGCTTCAACTGGAGCCTGCTGAGCTTTGAACCCAATGCCCTCAACCGGTATCAGTTCCGCCTGCTTGGTGCCGATACCGAATGGTCGGCCTGGACCGCCGAAACTTTTGCCGACTACCGGAACCTCCGCGAAGGCAGCTATACCTTTGAGGTACGCGGGCGTGACCTCTACAACCGCGTTTCGGAAGCCGCGGTTTTCTCCTTCACCGTGCAGCCGCCCTGGTACCGATCAGTTTTTGCGTACATGTTCTACATCTTTTTGGTAGCAGGCCTTGTTGCAGGCAGCATCCAATGGCGCACCCGCAAACTGCTCGCCCGTCAGCAGGAACTCGAGCGGGAAGTCGCCGCAAGAACCTCTGAAATTGAGCAAAAAAACGAGCAGCTCGAAAAGCTCGATAAAGTCAAAAGTACCTTTTTCTCGAATGTCAGCCACGAATTTCGAACCCCGCTTACCCTCATCAAAGGGCCCGTCGAGCGGCTCATGGCCGACAGCAGCCTGAGTAAGGCTGAGAAAATCCGGGAATATGAGCGCATCCTGGAAAACGCCAACCGCCTGCTCTCCCTGGTTGATCAGATTCTGAACCTCTCCAAAATGGAAAGCGGCACCTACGTGATGCAGCTCCGCCGCCTCGACCTCAACGCCCTGCTGCTGCGCATCGCGGAATGGTACCGTGAGCTTGCGACCCGCAAAGGACTTCAGTTCACGCTTGATGTTCCGGCAAAGCCTTTTTGGATTCACGCTGAAGCTGAACAGGTCGAGCTGCTTTTTTCCAACCTGCTCTCCAACGCGGTCAAATACACGAAAAGCGGCGGAATCACGCTTCGGTGTATCATCAAAAACCAAACGGCAGAAGTTGTAATCGAGGATACCGGAATCGGCATACCGGCCGGCGAGCAAAGCCGCATCTTCGACCGCTACTACCGCGCCCAAAGCGGCCTGCTCAGCAGCTCGGGGGCTGGTATCGGCCTAAATCTCGTAAAGTACGTAGCCGGCATGCACGGTATGGATGTCTCATTGAAGTCAGCCGAACAAAAAGGTACAACCTTCACCATTCAGTGTCCTGCCGGTGTTTCGCACATCAAAGCCCGGTATGTGATGCTTGAAGACGATGAGAGCATCCCCGCTGCCCCGCAGTACGTAACCGGCGGGGAAGATCAAAACCGTGTTACCGCTGCACCCATAAAAGAGTCTCCGAAGTCGGAATTGCCGGAGGACCCCGCTGCTGAAGATATCCCCCTGCTCCTGCTTGCTGATGACAACGCAGACATCCGCACTTTCATCCGAACCACCCTGGGTAGCGGTTACCGTTATGCCGAATGTGCCGACGGGCATCAGCTTGTTCAGCAGGCCGTGACGCTGCAACCAGACCTCATTCTTTCTGACGTAATGATGCCCGGTTTGGACGGTATTGCCGCAAGCCGTCAGCTCAAAGACAACCCTGATACGGCACATATCCCCATCATTATGATTACGGCCAAAGGCGGTAACCACAATGAACTTACCGGACTTGAATCCGGCGCCAACGACTATATTACCAAACCTTTTTCACCTGCGATACTGCAGGCACGGGTTCTTGGACAGATTAACCTCCTTATGCGCCTGCGTCGCTACCTGCAGCAGCAGTTCAAAGCAGCCTACGTTTCGTTTGACGCAATACCCGAATCAGAATCAGAACCAGAACCTGACCCAGCATCTGCGTCAGAAACCGAAACCACGGTCATACCCGAATGGAAGCAGAAAGTCGATGCGGCCCTTCACGACCCCGACTTTTCTGTGCAGGATATGGCAAACATGCTCGCCCTGAGCCGGTCAAGTCTCAACCGCCTTTTTAACAAAGAATTTGGCATCAGCCCCAATGAGTACATGCGGAAAAGGCGTATTGAGCTCTCGTGTGATATGATCTCAAGAAAGGAGGGAAGCATCAGCGAAATCGCCTATGCTGCGGGATTCAGCAGTGTTAGCTATTTCAGCCGGGTTTTCAAACAACTCAAAGGCGTCTCACCTACTGAATACGCAAACAGCTGA